The Nostoc sp. 'Lobaria pulmonaria (5183) cyanobiont' genome window below encodes:
- a CDS encoding ParM/StbA family protein: MSNIHTWQKIFPAGFDNGYGSLKLLVEGFEVVRVPSYITNAEMEDVPGRVVFNGTAYTVGESAYRTGNYFDRNTDNNENKVNNALLTLLGALAHLPHRKAWHLKLVVSLHDVGLAEELQKVLNGEYQPILAGKQSEVKVEVLKVVLEGMGALFGHPLPKKLTILDFGNGTTLYSRYNRGQREVHTAYPIGVEVLIDDISQKMKHLNGGKIGDPSKIRFCLEMGHTKYSRDIDIKDIYSASLKDWYEKYLKKVVNLTLDAKHQGDEIWAIGGGCLLPGFKKLLEKNGFKILDNPVEANVSGLLEMAKTIFAKNPASTSIK; the protein is encoded by the coding sequence AAGTAGTTCGTGTCCCCAGCTATATAACCAATGCCGAGATGGAAGATGTGCCAGGGCGTGTAGTTTTTAACGGTACTGCTTACACAGTTGGAGAGTCAGCTTACCGGACAGGGAATTATTTTGACCGCAACACAGACAATAATGAAAATAAAGTCAACAACGCATTATTGACTTTATTGGGTGCATTGGCGCATCTACCACACCGTAAAGCTTGGCACTTAAAATTAGTCGTCAGCTTACATGATGTTGGTCTGGCTGAAGAATTACAAAAAGTACTCAATGGAGAATATCAGCCAATACTTGCTGGCAAACAATCAGAAGTAAAAGTAGAAGTGCTGAAAGTTGTACTAGAGGGTATGGGTGCATTGTTTGGGCATCCACTACCGAAAAAATTAACAATTTTAGACTTTGGTAATGGAACAACCCTATATTCTCGTTACAACCGGGGTCAGCGAGAAGTTCACACTGCTTACCCTATAGGTGTAGAAGTTCTCATCGATGATATCTCCCAAAAGATGAAACATCTAAATGGCGGAAAAATCGGAGATCCATCCAAAATCCGATTTTGTTTGGAAATGGGGCATACCAAGTACAGCCGTGACATCGATATCAAAGATATATACAGTGCTTCTTTAAAAGATTGGTATGAAAAATACTTGAAGAAAGTGGTAAATCTCACATTGGATGCCAAGCATCAGGGGGATGAAATCTGGGCGATAGGTGGAGGCTGTCTCTTACCTGGATTTAAGAAGCTATTAGAGAAGAACGGTTTCAAAATTCTGGATAATCCGGTGGAAGCTAATGTCTCTGGGCTTTTAGAGATGGCAAAAACTATTTTTGCCAAGAATCCAGCATCTACATCTATTAAGTGA